A region of the Amycolatopsis sp. cg13 genome:
CAGCGATCGGATCGTCACCCTCGCCCCGGTGGTCGCGGGTGTGCTGTCGCTGGCATACCTGCTGAAGGTCGGCGGCGACTACATGCACGCCCGCATGGTGCTGCCGATCTTCTTCCTGCTGATGCTGCCGGTGCTGGTGCTTCCGGCGGCGAAGAAAACGCGCGTGATCGGCGTCGTCCTGCTGGCGTGGGCGGTTCTCTGCGCCAGCATCGGGCAGTTCATCCCGCAAGACGGCAAGCTCATCGACGACGAACGCGGCTACTACCACGCGTGGACCGGCCAGACGTATCCCACCGAATCGGCGGATTTCACGCCGAGGATGAAATATCTCAACGACGCCCTCAGCCCGCGCACGCTGATCTACGAAGACCCGCACGAGCGGATCCTCACCGCACGCCTGCGCGCGGACGTCCCGTCGAAGAGCATGGTGATCGGGGTATATCTCGGGACGGTCGGTGTCATCTCACCGGTGGACGTCGGTGTCGTCGACTTCTGGGGCCTCGCCAACCCGATCGGCGCGCGGTTCGAATTCCCGACGGTGAAACCGGGACACTCGAAACCGCTGAGCAACGCGTGGCTGCTGGCGGATTACGCGGACCCGGAAGCCCCGGTTTTCAGTCCAGGCAACTTCGCGATGCGCGCGGACATCACCGCGGACCAGGTCGCCGCCGCCCGGCACGCGCTGAGCTGCGGAGATCTGGCGGAGATCCAGCGGTCCACGCGCGAGCCGATGTCGCCGGGCAGGTTCTGGGCGAATCTCACCGGAGCCGTGCACCGGACCGGAGTGACCGTGCCGCCGGACCCGTTCGCCGCCGAGCGGAAGTTCTGCGGAAACCCGTGATCCGTCCGGCGGAACCCCCGGTTGCCGAGTCCGGGGGAGCGGCGCAGGCTGGGGAGAGGGAACTGCCCGCACCGCATCCCCGGCTTCTTCCGCGCTGAAAGCACGCGGACCTGCCCGGTAACCGGCAAGCGCACGGGTCACCGCCGAGTCCCACCGCTGCTCGGCGGCGCCCCGTGTTCCCCCGGCCGGCCCGGGTCAGCTGACATTGGCGAACTGGCCCGGCTGGTACAGCCCGGCCGGCGTGCGCACGATGACGTTCATCCGGTTGGCCGCGTTGATCAGGCCGATCAGCATGACCAGCGCGGCGAGCTGGTCGTCGTCGTAGTGCTCGCGCGCCTGCGTCCACGTCGCGTCGGAAACGTCGCCGGCGTCCGCGATCCGGGTGCCCTCCTCGGTCAGCGCGAGCGCGGCCCGCTCGGCCGGAGTGAAGACGGTCGCCTCGCGCCAGACGGCGACCAGGTGCAGCCGTTCCGCGGTCTCGCCCGCCGCGGCGGCGTCCTTGGTGTGCATGTCGGTGCAGAAGCCGCAGCCGTTGATCTGGCTGGCCCGCAGCGAAACCAGCTCCTGCGTCGACGTCGGCAGCGACGAGTTGCGCAGCAGCATGCTCAGCCCGGCGAACCGCTTGCCGAGCGACTTGCCGAGGTCGTTGGTCATCATGTCGAAGCGTGCGTTCATCAGATCCTCCAGTGTGGTGAAGCGGATGCCCATGAGATGCCGCCCGCCCGCCGGATGTGACAACTCCGGGTGTGACCCGCGTCGCACCCGGACCGGCCTGCTCCGCAATGCCGAGGTCCGTGAGGGGAACCCTGAGGGAATCAGATTCCCTCAGGGTTCCCCTCACGGACTTCCGCGCATCCGTACGCGGCGGTTACCGAAAACCGGTGGCCCGGGCGCGCGGCCGGGACGCAGAATGCGGGCGTGGCCGACCAGGGCAGTACCGCGCGGGCGACCGGGCTGAGCCTGGTCTCCTGGGTGCTGTTCGCGAGTTCCGGCCCGCTCGCCAAGGCGGTGCTGGACGCGGGCTGGAGCCCGGCGGCGGTCACCGCGGTGCGGATCGGGCTGGCCGCCGTCCTGCTGACGCCCGCTGTCGCGCTGCTGCGGCCGCGAGCGTTGCGGTTTCGCAGCAATGAACTGTGGTTGCCGCTCGGCTACGGACTCCTCGGCGTCGCGGGCGTGCAACTGTTCTTTTTCGTTGCGGTGTCGAGGATTCCGGTCGCGGTGGCGATGGTGCTGGTGAACCTGTCGCCGGTGCTGGTCGCGCTGTGGGTGCGCGTCGTCCGGCGAACGCGGCTGCCCGTGGTGGTATGGCTGGGAATCGCGCTCGCGATCGCCGGGCTGGTGCTGATCGCCGGGCTCGGGCCTGGTGCGCGGCTGGACTTCCTTGGCGTCGCGGCGGGATTGGCGTCGGCGGTCTGTTCCGCCGGATACTTCCTGCTCGGCGAACGCGGTGCGCGGCGGCACGATCCGCTCGGAATGACCGCTGCGGGGCTGGCGATCGGGGCGGTGGCGACATTCGCCGTGAGTCCATTGTGGACCACGCAAATCTCATCCACGCCGGTGGCACTAGGCGATACGGCGATCCCGGTCTGGCTGGCCTTGCTGATCCTGGCCGTCTTCGGCACCGTGCTGCCGTACCTGGCCGGACTGCACGCGTTGAGCGGCTTGCCGGTCGCGTTGGCCGGAGTACTGGCGCTGGCCGAACCCTTGGTCGCCGCTCTGCTCGCGTGGCTGGTGCTGGGCCAGGCGCTGGGCCCGGTGCAGCTGATCGGAGTGGCGGTGCTGCTCGGCGGCGGAACGCTGGCACAGACCGGAAAGCTTGCCCCGCAGCCGAAACCGGCTGCGGGGCAAGCGAATCCGGTTACATCTTCGCGGCGCCGGCCTTGATGGCCTCGCGGATCCGGGAGTACGTGCCGCAGCGGCAGACGTTGCGGATCTCGTCCAGGTCGGCGTCGTTGATCTCGCGGCCCTTCGCCTTGGCCTCCTTGACCTTCGCGACCGCCGCCATGATCTGGCCGGGCTGGCAGTAGCCGCACTGCGCGACGTCGTTCTCCAGCCAGGCCTCCTGCATCGGGTGCAGGTCGGCCTTCACCGTGTCCGGCAGGCCCTCGATCGTGGTGATCTCGTCGGTGGCCTTGATGTCGGCCACGCGCACCGAACACGGGTTGAACGCCTTGCCGTTGAAGTGCGACGTGCAGGCCTTGCACACGTTGATGCCGCAGCCGTACTTCGGCCCGCGGACGCCGAGGACGTCGCGCAGGACCCACAGCAGCCGCACATTGTCGTCGACGTCGACGGACACCGGCTTCCCGTTGAGGATGAAGGTGTGCTTGCTCATCGTGCTCCTCAGTAGGTGTGGCTCAGGCCGTCGGTCGGCGATTCGGGAACGGGCGGGACGAACGACTTGACCTCGAAACCGATCGGGTCGTCGTGGTTGATCGGGAACCGCTTCGGGACCTTCCCGGTCGCGCGGGCGTACGCGCACGCGACTGCCGCGACGGAGCAGGCCACGCCCGCTTCGCCCGCGCCGCCCGGCTGCTCCCCGTTGGACGGCATCGCGATCGCGGTGAAGTCCTGCGGGATGTTCCACTGCCGGGTGTAGAAGTAGTTGTCCCAGCTGGCTTCCAGGAAGTGCCCGTCCTTCAGGTGGACACTGCTGGTCAGCGCGAGCGCCAAGCCGTCGGCGAAACCGCCCATGATCTGCGCCTCGAGACCGCGCGGGTTGATCACCAGTCCGGCGTCGAGCGCGATGACCGCCTTCGTCACGCGCGGGCCGGTGACGCCGTCGCGCACCTTGCGGTTCACCGTTTCCGGGCGGCAGTCGATTTCCACGAGGCAGGCGCTGGCGCCCTTGTATTCCTTGTGGATCGCGATGCCCTGCGCGGTGCCCGGGGCCATCTTCTTGCCCCAGCCGCCGACCTCGGCGACCTTGCGCAGAACGCCCTTCACCTTGTCGTTTTTGAGGAATTCCATGCGGAAGTCGTACGGGTCCTTGCCCATCGCCTTCGCGAGCATGTCGACGACCAGCTCGTTGGCGCAGCCGACGTCGGGCGAGTAGACGTTGCGCATCGACCCGGTGTTGAACCGCTGGTCGGTTTCGGTGAGCGTCTGGTCGACGACGCCGAAGTTGTACGGCATTTCCTGGCTCAGCACGAAAACCGCCTCGGCGACGCCGAGGTTGCCCAGTCCGGTCGGGAGTTTCGTGGCGACCGAGGTGAGCATTTCGCCGAGCCCGTGCCGGAACGACGTCTCGACCGAGGTGTGCCGCTGCTCGAAGGTGAGCACGTTCCCGGCGAGCACGGTGGCCCGGATCCGCGACGTCGCCATCGGGTGCAGCCGGCCCTGGCGCGGCTCGTCGGCGCGGTGCCACATCAGCCGCACCGGCTTGCCGAACGCCTTCGACGCCTGCGCCGCTTCGACGGCGTGGTTGCCGAACAGCTTGTGGCCGAAGGAACCGCCGCCGGTGACGACGTGGACCTTCACCTTGCCCTGCGGCAGTCCGATCGCCTGCGCGACCTCGCCCTGGGAGACGATCGGCGACTTCAGCCCGGCCCAGATCTCCGCGCTGCCCTCGCGCACGTCGGCGACCGCGCAGTACGGCTCCAGCGCGGCGCTCGAGCGGAACATGAACTCGAAGTCCGCCTCGACCGTCTTGGTCAGCACCGGAACCTTCGGCACCGCAAGGGGAAGCTCGGCGCGGCGCAGGTTGGCGAGCACCGATTCGTCGTCCTGGCCCTCGACACTGCCGGGGCCCCAGTCGACCTGCAGCGCGCGCACGCCGTCGATGCACTGGCCGAACGTCTCCGCGCGGACCGCGACCCCGGTCGGGATGATCGCGATGTCGGTGACGCCGGGCAGCTTCAGCACGTCGGCCTTGTTGCGGACGGCCTTCGGCGTGCCGTTGAGCGTCGGCGGGCGGCAGATCATCGTCGGCAGCGCGCCGGGGATGTCCAGGTCCATCGCGAACTGCTTCTTGCCGGTCACGATGTCGCGGGCGTCGAGGCGGGTCTGCGGCTTGCCGAGCACCTTGAAGTCGCTGGAGCCCTTGAGCTTGCTCGGGTCCAGCTGCACCTGCTTGGTGGTGCTGGACGCGGCCTTCGTCGCCAGTTCGCCGTACGTCGCGGTCTTGCCGTTGGGCGCGGTGACGACGCCGCCCTTGACGATGAACCGCTCGGCGGTGCCGCCGAGCAGGATCGCCGCCGCTTCGAGCAGCTGCTGTTTCGCGATCGCGGCGGCGACGCGGATCGGCGTGTAGGTCGAGACCGTGGTGTTCGACCCGCCGGTGAGCTGGTTGAACAGCAGTTCCGGACGCGCCGGGGCGAGCGTGACGTGCACCTTCTCGACCGGCAGGTCCAGTTCCTCGGCGATGATCATCGCGGTCGAGGTGGTGATGCCCTGGCCGACTTCGGCGCGCGGGATCTCGAACGAGGCGCTGCCGTCCTTGTTGATGGTGACGGTGATCAGCTGGGACGTCGGGAGCCCGGCGTCGGTGAGCGCGTCGTTGAGGTCGTACAGCTCGGGCGGCTGCGGAGCGGAGGGGACGGCGGCCGCGGCGGGGGTGGAGAGCCCGACGTCCGCGGCGACGACGAGGGTCCCGGCCGCGACGACGTAACCGAGGAATCCACGCCGGGAAAAGCCCCCGCGCTCCTTCCCGGTGTCCGGCTCGGAGTGACTGAGAGTCACGCTGGTTCCCCTTTCGAGGTAAGGACCGCGTGCCGGAACGCAGCACGTGCACGCGGGTGGTGGTGGGGGACCACCTTGCCGGGTGAATCCGGGCTTGAGTGTTCAAGTTCTGTACAGCGGCAGCGGAGAGCGATGGTTATCCTGCTGCGCGTCACCAACGAAGGTGGAGATCCGCGTGAGCTCGATGACGTCCTCGCGCAGCGTGGTGCTGCGGGAACCGATCGCCCAGTCCTGGCGCCGTGCTTCGCTCGCCGGGGTGCGCCCCGAAACCGCGCTGCTCGGGCTGCGGTCCGCGGAGGTAGACCCGGCCAGCAAGCTGCTCGCGGCGGCCGCGCCGGTGCTGGAGGACCTCGACGAGCGGCTCGCCGGCACCGCGATGTCCACAGTGCTCGTCGACCACGACGGCAGGCTCGTGCACCGGTGGAGCGCCGACCGCGCCGTCGAAGACTGTCTCGACCAGCTGGGCATCGGGGTCGGCACCTGCCTGCTGGAGGACGAGGTAGGGACCACCGGGCCGGGCACCGCGCTGGAAACCCGGTCGAGCATCGTGGTGCACGGGGAAGAGCACTACGCCGAGGCGCTGCGCGGGTTCAGCTGTTACGGGCACCCGATTTTCCACCCGGTCACGCGGCGGCTGGAGGGCGCGCTCGACATCACGCTGCTGGCCGCCGAGGCGA
Encoded here:
- a CDS encoding carboxymuconolactone decarboxylase family protein, producing MNARFDMMTNDLGKSLGKRFAGLSMLLRNSSLPTSTQELVSLRASQINGCGFCTDMHTKDAAAAGETAERLHLVAVWREATVFTPAERAALALTEEGTRIADAGDVSDATWTQAREHYDDDQLAALVMLIGLINAANRMNVIVRTPAGLYQPGQFANVS
- a CDS encoding DMT family transporter, translating into MADQGSTARATGLSLVSWVLFASSGPLAKAVLDAGWSPAAVTAVRIGLAAVLLTPAVALLRPRALRFRSNELWLPLGYGLLGVAGVQLFFFVAVSRIPVAVAMVLVNLSPVLVALWVRVVRRTRLPVVVWLGIALAIAGLVLIAGLGPGARLDFLGVAAGLASAVCSAGYFLLGERGARRHDPLGMTAAGLAIGAVATFAVSPLWTTQISSTPVALGDTAIPVWLALLILAVFGTVLPYLAGLHALSGLPVALAGVLALAEPLVAALLAWLVLGQALGPVQLIGVAVLLGGGTLAQTGKLAPQPKPAAGQANPVTSSRRRP
- a CDS encoding (2Fe-2S)-binding protein: MSKHTFILNGKPVSVDVDDNVRLLWVLRDVLGVRGPKYGCGINVCKACTSHFNGKAFNPCSVRVADIKATDEITTIEGLPDTVKADLHPMQEAWLENDVAQCGYCQPGQIMAAVAKVKEAKAKGREINDADLDEIRNVCRCGTYSRIREAIKAGAAKM
- a CDS encoding molybdopterin cofactor-binding domain-containing protein, translating into MTLSHSEPDTGKERGGFSRRGFLGYVVAAGTLVVAADVGLSTPAAAAVPSAPQPPELYDLNDALTDAGLPTSQLITVTINKDGSASFEIPRAEVGQGITTSTAMIIAEELDLPVEKVHVTLAPARPELLFNQLTGGSNTTVSTYTPIRVAAAIAKQQLLEAAAILLGGTAERFIVKGGVVTAPNGKTATYGELATKAASSTTKQVQLDPSKLKGSSDFKVLGKPQTRLDARDIVTGKKQFAMDLDIPGALPTMICRPPTLNGTPKAVRNKADVLKLPGVTDIAIIPTGVAVRAETFGQCIDGVRALQVDWGPGSVEGQDDESVLANLRRAELPLAVPKVPVLTKTVEADFEFMFRSSAALEPYCAVADVREGSAEIWAGLKSPIVSQGEVAQAIGLPQGKVKVHVVTGGGSFGHKLFGNHAVEAAQASKAFGKPVRLMWHRADEPRQGRLHPMATSRIRATVLAGNVLTFEQRHTSVETSFRHGLGEMLTSVATKLPTGLGNLGVAEAVFVLSQEMPYNFGVVDQTLTETDQRFNTGSMRNVYSPDVGCANELVVDMLAKAMGKDPYDFRMEFLKNDKVKGVLRKVAEVGGWGKKMAPGTAQGIAIHKEYKGASACLVEIDCRPETVNRKVRDGVTGPRVTKAVIALDAGLVINPRGLEAQIMGGFADGLALALTSSVHLKDGHFLEASWDNYFYTRQWNIPQDFTAIAMPSNGEQPGGAGEAGVACSVAAVACAYARATGKVPKRFPINHDDPIGFEVKSFVPPVPESPTDGLSHTY